A stretch of Aedes aegypti strain LVP_AGWG chromosome 2, AaegL5.0 Primary Assembly, whole genome shotgun sequence DNA encodes these proteins:
- the LOC5570898 gene encoding non-lysosomal glucosylceramidase — protein MDGDSAQSICGFKQQVTAIPQYGLKLKFNHVYPETRNQNLKPSLRQIWPIIPMALRYIPYYWKVSRENRQVLMDYWYTENGKQIYGAPIGGIGAGTIGRGFAGEFCRFQLKPGLYEYNTVHANQFIVTIKDENNVTIFQSLLSSYSRPKNPLSSWETYINSSKCNYTALYPRAWSEYDLSDYGIKLVQRQISPIIPHDYKESSLPAAVFVWTVENVCGKDRQVTITFTFKNGTGNKKQDAEGNSETAEFSHGSAKGVSIKQSIVDMQSTYCISCKTSSEINLTRCKKFDPTGNGEKLWNDLKENGQLTEVSVEENLKSKDVAVAVSAQILVQSTGSSDLEFSLVWDMPKIRFGKKTKEYYKYYTKYFGKSGDAGPSISDYALQNFGKWETLINEWQRPILDDNDLPDWYKSAIFNELYFIADGGSVWLTTDDAELPYDDPRLAYGRFAYLEGHEYRMYNTYDVHFYASHALASLWPNLQVSLQYDYKDTINREISEGRKHLYDGKIIPRKIKNSVPHDLGDPDEEPFDLINAYPIHDVSEWRDLNTKFILQVYRDYYTLNRYAQQNAENASKFSSIEFIDKESMYDTYVQDNRNKVSPEEKQQNRKSASMYINETNGKVYLMDAMTYLKSMYPACKQVLEKTLEWDKDNDGIIENSKCPDQTYDTWVMDGPSAYCGGLWLASLHCMIAMANLLDQNDDCNKFREILEKGKTSFEEKLWNGTYYKFDGQSASKNTIMSDQLCGHWYLRCCGFDYDIFPKENVRTALKTIYDNNVMRFCGGNMGAVNGYVPSTQPNKDGRADASTVQGEEVWTGVTYALASTMIHEGMFTEAFQTAGGMYQTLSEKIGMNFETPEALYAERHYRAIGYMRPLSIWSLQTAWEQKKQNRD, from the exons ATGGATGGTGATAGTGCTCAATCAATCTGCGGATTTAAACAACAAGTGACAGCGATACCTCAATACGGTTTAAAGCTCAAATTCAATCACGTTTACCCGGAGACCaggaatcaaaatttgaaaccaTCTCTTCGTCAAATATGGCCCATTATTCCAATGGCTTTGAG GTACATCCCCTACTACTGGAAGGTGTCACGCGAAAACCGCCAGGTCTTGATGGACTACTGGTATACCGAGAATGGAAAACAGATTTATGGTGCCCCGATTGGAGGCATTGGCGCCGGGACGATTGGGCGTGGATTCGCCGGCGAGTTCTGCAGATTTCAGCTCAAACCAGGCCTTTACGAGTACAACACGGTGCACGCGAATCAGTTCATCGTCACTATAAAGGACGAAAACAACGTGACCATTTTCCAGAGTTTGCTTTCCTCATACAG CCGGCCCAAGAACCCTCTATCCAGCTGGGAGACCTACATCAACTCGTCAAAGTGTAACTACACGGCCCTGTACCCTCGCGCTTGGTCCGAATATGATCTCAGCGACTACGGCATCAAGCTGGTTCAGCGTCAGATTTCGCCCATCATACCCCATGACTACAAGGAAAGCTCTCTACCGGCGGCCGTTTTTGTATGGACAGTGGAAAACGTCTGCGGCAAGGATCGGCAGGTTACCATCACCTTCACGTTCAAAAACGGGACCGGCAACAAAAAACAGGATGCGGAAGGAAACAGCGAAACGGCCGAATTTTCACACGGTTCTGCCAAAGGAGTCAGTATTAAGCAAAGCATTGTCGATATGCAGTCCACGTATTGCATCAGTTGTAAGACTTCTTCGGAAATCAATCTCACGCGCTGCAAAAAGTTTGATCCGACCGGAAACGGTGAAAAGCTGTGGAATGATCTAAAAGAAAATGGACAGCTGACGGAGGTTTCAgtggaagaaaatttgaaaa GTAAGGATGTTGCTGTGGCTGTGAGTGCCCAAATTCTAGTGCAATCAACAGGTAGCTCTGATTTGGAATTTTCCCTAGTCTGGGACATGCCAAAGATTAGATTCGGTAAGAAAACGAAGGAGTACTACAAGTACTATACCAAATACTTTGGGAAATCTGGCGACGCGGGGCCATCGATATCGGATTACGCTCTGCAGAATTTCGGAAAATGGGAAACTCTAATCAACGAGTGGCAGCGGCCTATTCTGGATGATAA TGATCTTCCAGATTGGTACAAGAGTGCCATATTTAACGAACTGTATTTCATTGCCGATGGTGGTAGCGTTTGGCTAACTACCGATGATGCTGAGCTTCCCTATGATGATCCTAG ACTAGCCTATGGACGATTCGCCTACCTTGAAGGGCACGAATATCGCATGTACAACACGTACGATGTACATTTCTATGCTTCTCACGCACTGGCAAGCCTTTGGCCAAATCTACAA GTAAGTTTACAATACGACTACAAAGACACTATAAACCGCGAGATTTCTGAAGGACGGAAACATCTCTATGATGGAAAGATCATTCCGAGGAAGATTAAGAACTCAGTGCCGCACGATTTAGGCGATCCAG ATGAGGAACCGTTTGATCTGATCAACGCCTACCCGATTCACGACGTGTCCGAGTGGCGGGATTTGAACACCAAGTTTATCCTTCAGGTGTATCGGGACTACTACACGCTCAATCGCTACGCACAGCAAAATGCCGAAAATGCCAGCAAGTTTAGTTCAATTGAGTTCATCGACAAGGAAAGTATGTACGATACGTATGTCCAGGACAATCGTAACAAGGTATCGCCAGAGGAGAAGCAGCAAAATCGAAAATCTGCTTCGATgtacatcaatgaaaccaacgGGAAGGTGTATCTAATGGACGCCATGACATATCTCAAGAGCATGTATCCTGCGTGTAAACAAGTTTTGGAGAAAACTTTAGAGTGGGATAAGGATAATGACGGTATTATAGAGAACAGCAAATGTCCAGATCAAACATACGATACTTGGGTCATGGATGGGCCTAGCGCTTATTGCGGTGGACTTTGGTTGGCTAGCTTGCACTGCATGATTGCGATGGCAAATTTGCTGGATCAAAATGACGATTGTAATAAGTTCCGTGAGATTTTGGAGAAGGGTAAGACatcttttgaagaaaaactTTGGAATGGAACTTATTACAAATTTGACGGTCAAAGTGCATCCAAAAACACAATTATGTCGGACCAGCTGTGCGGTCATTGGTACTTACGTTGCTGTGGGTTTGattacgatatctttccgaagGAGAACGTTCGGACAGCCCTGAAAACCATCTACGACAACAATGTGATGCGTTTTTGTGGCGGAAATATGGGAGCTGTCAACGGTTACGTGCCAAGTACGCAACCCAATAAGGACGGTAGAGCAGATGCATCTACAGTGCAAGGAGAGGAAGTGTGGACCGGTGTGACGTACGCCTTGGCATCAACCATGATTCACGAGGGAATGTTCACCGAAGCTTTCCAGACCGCTGGCGGAATGTATCAAACGTTGTCCGAAAAAATTGGCATGAACTTCGAAACACCCGAAGCACTGTACGCAGAGCGTCACTATCGGGCCATAGGTTACATGCGACCACTCAGTATTTGGTCTTTGCAAACGGCTTGGGAGCAGAAGAAGCAGAACAGAGATTAG